The Salvelinus namaycush isolate Seneca chromosome 5, SaNama_1.0, whole genome shotgun sequence genome segment ccgtaatgTCAGCTctgcaacctgatacagacaggaaacacacaccgtaacatcagctctacaacctgatacagacaggtaacacacaccgtaacatcagctgcaacctgatacagacaggtaacacacaccgtaacatcagctctacaacctgatacagacaggtaacacacaccataacatcagctctacaacctgatacagacaggtaacacacaccgtaacatcagctgcaacctgatacagacaggtaacacacaccgtaacatcagctctacaacctgatacagacaggtaacacacaccgtaatgtcagctctacaacctgatacagacaggtaacacacaccgtaacatcagctacaacctgatacagacaggtaacacacaccgtaacatcagctctacaacctgatacagacaggtaacacacaccgtaacatcagctacaacctgatacagacaggaaacacacaccgtaacatcagctacaacctgatacagacaggtaacacacaccgtaacatcagctctacaacctgatacagacaggtaacacacaccgtaacatcagctctacaacctgatacagacaggtaacacacaccataacatcagctacaacctgatacagacaggtaacacacaccgtaacatcagctctacaacctgatacagacaggtaacacacaccataacatcagctacaacctgatacagccaggtaacacacaccgtaacatcagctctacaacctgatacagacaggtaacacacaccgtaacatcagctctacaacctgatacagacaggtaacacacaccgtaacatcagctctacaacctgatacagacaggtaacacacaccgtaacatcagctctacaacctgatacagacaggtaacacacaccgtaacatcagctacaacctgatacagacaggtaacacacaccgtaatgTCAGCTctgcaacctgatacagacaggtaacacacaccgtaacatcagctctacaacctgatacagacaggtaacacacaccgtaatgtcagctctacaacctgatacagacaggtaacacacaccgtaacatcagctacaacctgatacagacaggtaacacacaccgtaatgtcagctctacaacctgatacagacaggtaacacacaccgtaacatcagctctgcAACTTCAGCCGTTAAccggtatcacacacacacacaggtacaacctCCTAACAACACGTCTCCTTTTCTTCTCAGAGCGACAGAACCATGCCAGAGAGTTGATCAAAGAGATCTCCCTTTCACAGTGGGACGGCATCATCATCGTCTCTGGAGATGGCCTGCTGCACgaggtgtgagggtgtgtgtatgggggggtggggggggtgtatatgtgtgtgggggtgtgtgtgtgtgtctgactctgctCTGCTTTTCTCTCGCCAGGTGATCAATGGTTTGATGGAGCGTCCAGACTGGGAACTAGCAATAAAGACACCTGTAGGCATCCTGCCCTGTGGCTCTGGAAATGCCCTGGCTGGCTCCATCAACCACCATGCAgggtgggtcacacacacacatccaaccaGCTATGTGACACATGTAATGACTTGACCAGAGATATGAGACTGATTCAAACCTAAACATGCAATATTTTAGAATTTCTTGTTAGATCAATGGTGAGAATGCTGGAGATACTAGTAGAAGCATTGAAATGAATGAATCGGTTATTCCAGTTCAGGGTTCTGGTCCCATGGTGTGTCTGGATTGAATTAATCATTTCTCTCATCCTCAAATTCATTCCTCAACCACTTGATACATTTCTCATTGCTGATGTAGATAATCACGCACCtttacagtcacacacacacccacagtagTTTTCATTGAAAATAAAAGGTGTGCAGTCTAATTAGCATTGGGCCGATATATGATTCTATCGAATATCGGGATGTTTGACATTGCCAAatatgtgaagtccaagatggtaGGTATATCGGGATGTGCAAGACTTCTGTATTTGAACTTTAAAAATCTAATGTTGTAGTCTTATATGTTAGGCTGCAACAATATGTTGAAAATTAAGTCTAAATAAATTAAGACTTTTTTTTTTGCCTTACTAAGGTTATTTCATGAGAATGGGACGAGAAAATCATATAAGGACAAAACTTGCACAGCCTGGAATTATCTAGTCAATATTGGTGGCTCCCGAgtagttcgattccaggctgtatcacaaccggccgtgatcggaagtcccatagggcggcgcactatagcccagcgtcgtccgggttaggggaggatttgtacagggtagaccgtcattgtaaataagaatttgtacttaactgacttTTTTAAatgaaactttatttaactaggcaagtcagttaagaacaaattcttatttacaatgacggcctaccagggaacagtgggttaactgccttgttcaggggcagaacgacagacctttaccttgtcagctcagggattcgatccagcaaccttttggttactggcccaacactctaaccactaggctacctgctggttactggcccaacactaaccactaggctacctgctggttactggcccaacactaaccactaggctacctgctggttactggcccaacactaaccactaggctacctgctggttactggcccaacactctaaccactaggctacctgcaggttactggcccaaaactctaaccactaggctacctgctggttactggcccaacacactaaccactagactacctgctggttactggcccaacactaaccactaggctacctgctggttactggcccaacactctaaccactgggctacctgctggactggcccaacactctaaccactaggctacctgctggttactggcccaacactaaccactaggctacctgctggttactggcccaacactctaaccactaggctacctgctggttactggccaaacactctaaccactaggctacctgctggttactggccaaacactctaaccactaggctacctgctggttactggcccaacactaaccactaggctacctgctggacTGGCCCAACAcaaaccactatgctacctgctggttactggcccaacactctaaccactagactacctgctggttactgtcccaacactctagccactaggctacctgctggttactggcccaacactaaccactaggctacctgctggttactggcccaacactctaaccactagaccacctgctggttactggcccaacactctaaccactaggctacctgctggttactggcccaacactaaccactagactatctgctggttactggcccaacactctaaccactaggcaaccagctggttactggctcaacactctaaccactaggctacctgctggttactggcccaacactctaaccactagtctacctgctggttactggcccaacactctaaccactaggcaaccagctggttactggcccaacactctaaccactaggctacctgctggttactggcccaacactaaccactaggctacctgctggttactggcccaacactctaaccactaggctacctgctggttactggcccaacactctaaccattaggctacctgctggttactggcccaacactaaccactaggctacctgctggttactggcccaacactaaccactaggctacctgctggttactggcccaacactaaccactaggctacctgctggttactggcccaacactctaaccactaggctacctgctggttactggcccaaaactctaaccactaggcaaccagctggttactggcccaacactctaaccactaggctacctgctggttactggcccaacactctaaccactagtctacctgctggttactggcccaacactctaaccactaggcaaccagctggttactggcccaacactctaaccactaggctacctgctggttactagcccaacactctaaccactaggcaaccagctggttactggcccaacactctaaccactaggctacctgctggttactggcccaacactaaccactaggctacctgctggttactggcccaacactctaaccactaggctacctgctggttactggcccaacactctaaccattaggctacctgctggttactggcccaacactaaccactaggctacctgctggttactggcccaacactaaccactaggctacctgctggttactggcccaacactaaccactaggctacctgctggttactggcccaacactctaaccactaggctacctgctggttactggcccaaaactctaaccactaggctacctgctggttactggcccaacacactaaccactagactacctgctggttactggcccaacactaaccactaggctacctgctggttactggcccaacactctaaccactgggctacctgctggactggcccaacactctaaccactaggctacctgctggttactggcccaacactaaccactaggctacctgctggttactggcccaacactctaaccactaggctacctgctggttactggccaaacactctaaccactaggctacctgctagttactggccaaacactctaaccactaggctacctgctggttactggcccaacactaaccactaggctacctgctggacTGGCCCAACAcaaaccactatgctacctgctggttactggcccaacactctaaccactagactacctgctggttactgtcccaacactctagccactaggctacctgctggttactggcccaacactaaccactaggctacctgctggttactggcccaacactctaaccactagaccacctgctggttactggcccaacactctaaccactaggctacctgctggttactggcccaacactaaccactagactatctgctggttactggcccaacactctaaccactagactacctgctggttactggcccaacacactaaccactaggctacctgctggttactggcccaacactctaaccacctggctacctgctggttactggcccaacactctaaccactaggctacctgctggttactggcccaactctaaccactaggctacctgttggttactggcctaacactaaccactaggctacctgctggttactagcccaacactaaccactaggctacctgctagttactggcccaacactctaaccactaggatacctgctggttactggcccaacactaaccactagactacctgctggttactggcccaacactctaaccactagactacctgctggttactggcccaacactctaaccactagactacctgctggttactggcccaacactaaccactagactacctgctggttactggcccaacactaaccactaggctacctgctgttactggcccaacactctaaccactagactacctgctggttactggcccaacactctaaccactagaccacctgctggttactggcccaacactaaccactaggctacctgctggttactggcccaacactctaaccactaggctacctgctggttactggcccaacacactaaccactaggctacctgctggttactgtcccaatactctaaccactaggctacctgctggttactggcccaacactatccactaggctacctgctggttactggcccaacactaaccactaggctacctgctggttactggcccaacactaaccactaggctacctgctggttactggcccaacactaaccactaggttacctgctggttactggcccaacactctaaccactaggctacctgctggttactggcccaacactctaaccaccaggctacctgctggttactggcccaacactctaaccactagactacctgctggttactggcccaatactctaaccactaggctacctgctggttactggcccaacactatccactaggctacctgctggttactggcccaactctaaccactaggctacctgttggttactggcctaacactaaccactaggctacctgctggttactggcccaacactaaccactaggctacctgctagttactggcacaacactctaaccactaggatacctgctggttactggcccaacactaaccactagactacctgctggttactggcccaacactctaaccactagactacctgctggttactggcccaacactaaccactagactacctgctggttactggcccaacactaaccactagactacctgctggttactggcccaacactaaccactaggctacctgctgttactggcccaacactctaaccactagaccacctgctggttactggcccaacactctaaccactagactacctgctggttactggcccaacactaaccactagactacctgctggttactagcccaacactctaaccactagactacctgctggttactggcccaacactctaaccactaggctacctgctggttactggcccaacactctaaccactagactacctgctggttacaggcccaacactctaaccactagactacctgctggttactggcccaacactctaaccactagactacctgctggttacaggcccaacactctaaccactagactacctgctggttactggcccaactctctaaccactaggctacctgctggttactggcccaacactctaaccactagactacctgctggttactggcccaacactctaaccactagactacctgctggttacaggcccaacactctaaccactagactacctgctggttactggcccaacactctaaccactaggctacctgctggttactggcccaacactctaaccactagactacctgctggttactggcccaacactctaaccactaggctacctgctggttactggcccaacactctaaccactagactacctgctggttactggcccaacactctaaccactaggctacctgctggttacaggcccaacactctaaccactagactacctgctggttactggcccaacactctaaccactagactacctgctggttactggcccaacactctaaccactagactacctgctggttactggcccaacactctaaccactagactacctgctggttactggcccaacactctaaccactaggctacctgctggttactggcccaacactctaaccactagactacctgctggttactggcccaacacactaaccactagactacctgctggttactggcccaacactctaaccactagactacctgctggttactggcccaacacacgaaccactagactacctgctgccccaaaagttaaaggttaaataaaaaagaggaAATAAACAAATTAAGTCGCCAAACAATTATATCGGATATCACAATAGTTTGAGTAGCATATCGTAGAAGAGGTCTCCCCAAATATCACCCAACCTTAATTCTAATCACGGTCAACCTTTAGACTGTAGTTTCTTGTTGTACTGTCGACTTTAGCATCTTCAACTAATCCTTATGCCTCTAATATTGCTTTATCAGCTGTTTCAATGACCCATCGAGACTGAGACTGATAGAGAaattctctcttcctccctttctctcctgccccccactccctccctctttctcctacCCCCATTATTCCCTCCCACTCTTCATGTCCTGTTATTTCTAGAgttctctcctttatctctggaAGACACGTCGATAAATGAGTCCAGTCAATATAGTTCAGTCtgttctttcatctctctctccttcttatcTCTTGTGTTGTCTTTACGATGGTTTGTTTGGCCACCTACATAACATTCACTGATTGTGTGTGTCATAAACATTATGTTAACTTATATTACACAGTATtaatttcctctctcctctcacctttcctCTCTGTATTTTccattcctctccctctccatattcTCACCCTTTCTCCATTCTCTTCCATCCACTGTTTCCCTCTTACTTTTCTCTTCATCCCAGTTATGACATGTGCCTTCGGGAGCCTCTCCTCCTCAACTGCTGTTTTCAGCTCTGCCGTGGCGGAGTCAAGCCCATGGATTTGGTCTCTGTGACAACCAGCCCCGCCCCTTCTCAAAATGGTCGTCCGGGTCTTCCCAGAAGGATGTTCTCCTTCCTGTCTGTGGCCTGGGGCTTTGTGTCTGACGTGGACATCGagagtgagaggtgtgtgtgtttaagttaATGGCGTGGCTGCGGTGCCGAGTTCTCTGGAGTCCTCTTCCCGATAGCTAAACAACCGAAGCTTCTGCACATGTGCAGGATTCTCTATTTTACTGCTCCCTCTGCTGACACAGCTTATCAAACACAAGCAGTACACTGAAGGGACGTTTTTTCCATCATCATTGCAAACATTGGCTAAGCAGGAGGCAGTCAAAGTAGTAGTTGAATGGTCGGCTGCCCAGAAGTGGAACAGGCTACTCAGGCAAATTTAAGTCATTGTCAAATCTTGCAGTACTTGCATGATCATTGAGAAGTGAAATTACAGTTGTACGTGATTTGTGGTTTAAATGCAGATTGTTTTTGCCCCAATACAATGTGTAGACAGCTTCCTACATGTGCTACTGCAATATCCTTAGTTACAACAGACTAAGTTGTAGCCTACATCCTAAATTAACATActataaatatttatatatatttggaATGTTGGTTCAAATAGCTGCAGGTTTTATATCAGCTGTTCAGAAATTTGAGGCAGAGATGTTGGCTCTGTCATTTCTATCAAAAAGGTTGATAGGAAGGGTTCAGAAGAGGCTGAGTAAAGTGAGAAATGTGAAGGGAGGTGGATGTCTGTAAACTAACACATGGGCGGAACGTGATTCGGTTCTTTAACTCTGGGGAAGAGGTGTGAGTGGCGGGACAGGGCGCCTGCCTTCGGTCACTCATCCTTAAATTAAGTACATGCAATATTTCACTGTACCTCCTTGATCACACTTATTCCTAATGAATAAGTAATGTGTTATGTTCTCTGTTGCCCTGGTAACTAAATGCTGTAATGGTGTGATGTTGCAGGTACCGGGGTCTGGGCTCGGCACGGTTCACCCTGGGCACTCTGGTCCGCCTGGCCTCCCTGCGCTCCTATAAGGGCCGTCTGTCCTACCTGCCCCCCTCCATAGTCGCCACATCCCCAGACGCCATCCCTCCGCCCCTGCGCAGACCCCTGTCCCGCAGCATCACTGAGGGCCTGGAGGGCTTCTGCCACACCCCCATCCAACGCACCAGCTCTGACATGGGCCTCAGCGAACAGAGGAGTCTGAGGAGGGTAGACacggaaagggagagggagagagagatggagaggcaaagagagagggagaggaggagggagagggccaGGGGAGGGGGAACGGGGGTGGTCAGGGCGAGTAGCTTAGCAgaggatcgagagagagagatggagggagaggcggGGAGGTCAGGGACAAGTTCGGAGTCGAACGAAAGGGAAGATTGCAGGATGGGAAGGAAGGATGGGATGACGGGGAACATGGAAGAAAAGCCAGATGAGGAAAGAGAAGACGGAACGATGGAGCAGGACTCAGGGGTGATAGAGGAtttagaggagagagtgaggaatgGGGAAGGCAGCAGCGGCTCAATGGATGGGGTGATGGAAGCGAAGGAGGTTGGAGAGGGGTACGGGGTGGACATGGGGCGAGAGGCCAACGAGGACCCAGAGGGGTGTTACTCGTACACAGACAACCTCCAGCAGACCAGACTGGCTCTAAGGAAGAACTCTGCCCCTTCTAGCCAGATAGCTAACGCCTTCTTTAGCCAGCCCCTCAGCCAGGAGGCTGACCCCGTGTCTGGAGCCTCGTACAGGGCAGAAGAGATGGATCTGAACGGAACATACTTCCAGAAAGAAGCTTACCCGCTGGACATCGCCCGGGAGAGAGCCCTCACCATATCCTCTCCCTTCAGACACTCTCCTTTCTCCTTCAAGCCCAAATCTCTGGACCAGAACGCATCCCGCCCCAGACCCCTATCCCTCCTCCACCACCCCCACTCCAACTCCCTACCCCCCAAActcccctccctgtccctctccctctctcccacgccCCCTTCCTCCCCGTCCTGTGCCTCCCCCCACTCCTCCTCCTACCTCGTTCCGCGCCCCAACACCCCCAACTCCACCTCCCCTTCCCCGTCTCTCCAGTCCCCCTCCTTTACCTTTGACATTGCAGAGCCTGCCGGACCCCTCAAGAACCGCCCCCCCGTCTCACTCCCTTTCAACCCTCCCAGGGATGACCTCCTGCCCCCCTTGGACCAGGCCCTGCCAACCCGGGACTGGGTGACCATCGAGGGGGACTTTGTGCTTGTGCTGGCCATCTACCAGTCCCATCTCGGGGCAGACCTCCATGCCGCCCCCCAAGCCAGGTTTGACGACGGGCTGATCCACCTGACGTTTGTGCGGGCAGGGATCTCCAGAGCCACCCTGCTCCGTCTGTTCCTGGCCATGGAGAGGGGGGCACACCTGTCTCTCAGCTCCCCCTATGTGAGCCACGTCCCAGCCAGGGCCTTCAGGCTGCAGCCCCTCTCCCCACGAGGAACACTCACTGTGGACGGGGAACTGGTGCCATACGGCCCACTGCAGGCAcaggtagagagagtgggagaaagtgGAGTGGGGAGGGCTGGAGGGAGTGTGTAAAAGTGTATGTACACTGGAAGATAAAAGCAGTTGCTACAATTTTAAAACAGATTTCGAAAAGCTTTTTTTATATATCTTTTCACTAACAACCCCAGCTCGTAAGTGCATGTAAATCCACTCCACATCTATAGTACTGAACTGGTGTATTGTCTTTGGTACGATGTTACCCTCTGTATTCTGCCTGTATTATATTAAACCCTTGATGATGGCCTATCACTTCAGTGCAACTAAAGCTGTTAGACTTCTGTGTTTAGCTTTCATGTTTTCTCTTGTATATTAATAACCACATTATACACTTCTATACACTTTAGTTCCCTTCTCTAAAGTATTATACTAATTAATCTATCGGTTTGTctccctcaggtccatccctctatgtCCCGGCTCATTGTCGGCGACTCTGGAGTGAAGATCACCCGATTCTGACAAGGGATTGGCTGACCAGATCAGCTGATACGGCGCTCTAGAGACTGAAAATAGCCCAAATAATTTCTGGGGTTTAATGGAAGGGATCACCTGCTGAGCAGAGCGGCGGTGCAGGACGCAAGCCGAGGGATTAATAGAGAATTTTAAAAACGGATGAAAACGAGCTTTGTTGCACAGCTGTTGGATTACACTCCGTTTATCCTGAGAAGCCTGTACCTGCATAGCCATGGGAACAAAATAGGGGGGGGACAAGTTGAATGTGTATGGGGGAGtgtgtattcagtgcatgtgtgTGGTGTATACATTCTAGTATGCACAAATGGAATGCAGAGATGCACATTTCCTGACCTTGCCTTACAGAGAGAGTTCAGTTTTCTTTGTTCTCTATCAAAGCTGTCCTAGAACAGTTCTAGTTCTATATCAGAACTATCAAAGCTGTCCTAGAACAGTTCTAGTTCTATATCAGAACTATCAAAGCTGTCCTAGAACAGTTCTAGTTCTATATCAGAACTATCAAAAATGTCCTAGTTCTAGAACTATTTCAGAGGGAGCCACACCCTCATGCAAATGTAGATCCCCTTCCGTATTGGAACCTCCGTCCTTCCCTGTAATGCCTTAAAGTACAACTCCTGTgacctttccctttctgtcttatATAAGAAGCCTAAACCTGCGACTCTGCAAATCTCCATTCaccagaggctggtgggaggagctataggaggacgggctcattgtaaagactggaatggaattaatggaacggtatcaaacccATACAAAACcccatgtttgactccgttctatttattccactccagccatgacaatgagcccgtcctcatatagctcctcccactaGCCTCCTCTGCCATCCAGGTATATCAGAGGGAACCGTCCACTATAGGAACAACAAAGCAAAGCTGATGAGCATACTGTGGTGTTAGTTAAGTTTGTATTGGTGTGTATGAAATATCTGTGAACAAAGGAAGTTTATTAGCAATCTCATGGAGATGATTACTCCTAGAATAAACCAGTAAAGTTAGATCAACACTGAAATAAATATAAAGCTCATTGAGTCCTTTTACACGGGTATTCCATAATAGTAGGATAGACGGGACTGTTGAACAGTAGCCATCATGGTGTATAGTGCATTTGCCTGTTTTTCTTAGCAAAAAGGgtgcatgatgatgatgatgatgatgatgctagATTATGAAGTTGCAACACAGTGAACACGAGACTGTTGCTTGATCAAGTTTCATGTATGTTGTCACGGAATCCTCTGAAAGTCTCACAAAGACCCAGAATGCTGGTTGTTTTCAGCAAATAGTCACTAGTTCCACATGTGTAAACTGCCTTTTTACATAGCTCTGGTGTAGTCGGTTGTAATTGATATAATTGTGAGTAGATTCTGATGTGTTATGCAGCTGCAGAAAATCAACACTAGATCGGATTCTATCTCTTAGAATCTCTTAAAGATTGCTGTTGAAAAGAACAAGATGTACTTGTCTTGCTGGTGTTATTTACCACATGACAAGCAGATTGTTTCCATAGGAGACCATTATAATCTTAAACAGACAACATAAACTCAGTAAATGATTGATTACCATCTTGAGGATTTAGCTAGTCACAGACAAGGCTGTGCCTCCCAACTCAAATCATAGCTTACATTTCAGAAATGGATTTCTCAATGGGATGTagcctatacagttgaagtcggaagtttacatacacttaggttggagtcattaaaattagtttttcaaccactacacaaatttcttgttaaaaaactatagttttggcaagtcggttaggacatctactttgtgcatgacacaagtaattttcccaacaattgtttacagacagattatttcacttataattcactgtatcacaattccagtgggtcagaagtttacatacactaagttgactgtgcctttaaacagcttggaaaattccagaaaatgatgtcatggctttcgaagcgtctgataggctaattgacataatttgagtcaattggaagtgtacctttggatgtatttcaaggcctaccttcaaactcagtgcctctttgcttgacatcatgggaaaataaaaacaaatcagccaagaccacaagtctggttcatccttgggagcaatttacaaatgcctgaaggtaccacattcatctgtacaaacagtactatgcaagtataaacactatggg includes the following:
- the LOC120047263 gene encoding sphingosine kinase 2-like, with the protein product MRSPEPSIPSPAEALLHCQFGGWTTGSSCNNSCPNSPGGPGGLSSPSPSPNPSPASSYALTLTPSHIHVQRLAPRPGKEARLILPLSELAGCSCPRAPAPPLLVLYWYPPGRRRKGVSRRRQVRAYLAEARVEAERWSTAIQCLLRGVAITADTEIGKCLLPRPRRLLLLVNPFSGRGQAMQWCQTHILPMIREANISYNLIQTERQNHARELIKEISLSQWDGIIIVSGDGLLHEVINGLMERPDWELAIKTPVGILPCGSGNALAGSINHHAGYDMCLREPLLLNCCFQLCRGGVKPMDLVSVTTSPAPSQNGRPGLPRRMFSFLSVAWGFVSDVDIESERYRGLGSARFTLGTLVRLASLRSYKGRLSYLPPSIVATSPDAIPPPLRRPLSRSITEGLEGFCHTPIQRTSSDMGLSEQRSLRRVDTEREREREMERQRERERRRERARGGGTGVVRASSLAEDREREMEGEAGRSGTSSESNEREDCRMGRKDGMTGNMEEKPDEEREDGTMEQDSGVIEDLEERVRNGEGSSGSMDGVMEAKEVGEGYGVDMGREANEDPEGCYSYTDNLQQTRLALRKNSAPSSQIANAFFSQPLSQEADPVSGASYRAEEMDLNGTYFQKEAYPLDIARERALTISSPFRHSPFSFKPKSLDQNASRPRPLSLLHHPHSNSLPPKLPSLSLSLSPTPPSSPSCASPHSSSYLVPRPNTPNSTSPSPSLQSPSFTFDIAEPAGPLKNRPPVSLPFNPPRDDLLPPLDQALPTRDWVTIEGDFVLVLAIYQSHLGADLHAAPQARFDDGLIHLTFVRAGISRATLLRLFLAMERGAHLSLSSPYVSHVPARAFRLQPLSPRGTLTVDGELVPYGPLQAQVHPSMSRLIVGDSGVKITRF